One stretch of Bosea vaviloviae DNA includes these proteins:
- a CDS encoding NADH:flavin oxidoreductase/NADH oxidase: MPGLFDPFSLKNVTLRNRIVTSPMCQYSAQDGVANEWHRAHLAGLARGGAGLVVIEATGVSPEGRITPACLGLWNDTQAEALAPIVAEMRKAGAVAGIQIGHAGRKASANLPWEGDDHIPAGDPSGWETIAPSAVAQGGGLGRVPRAMTLADIERVRGDFVAAAERARDIGIQWLKLHFAHGYLAQSFLSRHANKRDDAYGGSFENRARFLIETLVAVRKVWPEDRPLSARLGVIEYDGQDEETLVEAIELVKRLKAEGLDFIDVSIGFSTNEAKIPWGPAFLAPVAERVRRESGLPASTSWYISQPEQADALVREGKVDLVTLGRPLLADPHWPYAAAKALGIEDAAWKTLPAPYAHWLSRYRAA; encoded by the coding sequence ATGCCCGGTCTTTTCGACCCCTTCAGCCTGAAGAACGTCACCCTTCGCAACCGCATCGTGACCTCGCCGATGTGCCAGTATTCGGCGCAGGACGGCGTCGCCAATGAATGGCACCGCGCCCATCTCGCCGGGCTGGCGCGAGGCGGTGCCGGCCTCGTCGTCATCGAAGCCACCGGTGTCTCGCCGGAGGGGCGGATCACGCCTGCCTGTCTTGGGCTGTGGAACGACACGCAGGCCGAAGCGCTGGCGCCGATCGTCGCCGAGATGCGCAAGGCCGGTGCGGTCGCCGGCATCCAGATCGGCCATGCCGGCCGCAAGGCCAGCGCCAACCTTCCCTGGGAAGGCGACGACCATATCCCGGCAGGCGACCCAAGCGGCTGGGAGACGATCGCGCCGTCCGCCGTCGCTCAGGGCGGCGGCCTCGGGCGTGTGCCGCGGGCAATGACGCTGGCTGATATCGAGCGCGTGCGCGGCGATTTCGTCGCGGCGGCGGAGCGGGCCCGCGATATCGGCATCCAGTGGCTGAAGCTGCATTTCGCCCATGGCTATCTGGCGCAGAGCTTCCTGTCGCGCCACGCCAACAAGCGCGACGACGCCTATGGCGGCAGCTTCGAGAACCGCGCCCGCTTCCTGATCGAGACGCTTGTGGCGGTCCGCAAGGTCTGGCCGGAGGATCGCCCGCTCTCGGCCCGGCTCGGCGTGATCGAGTATGACGGGCAGGACGAGGAGACGCTGGTCGAGGCCATTGAACTGGTGAAGCGCCTCAAGGCCGAGGGGCTCGACTTCATCGATGTCAGCATCGGCTTCTCGACCAACGAGGCCAAGATTCCGTGGGGGCCGGCCTTCCTGGCGCCCGTTGCCGAGCGTGTGCGGCGCGAGAGCGGCCTTCCGGCCTCGACGAGCTGGTACATCAGCCAGCCCGAGCAGGCCGATGCGCTGGTGCGCGAGGGCAAGGTCGATCTCGTCACGCTCGGCCGGCCGCTGCTGGCCGACCCGCACTGGCCCTATGCGGCGGCAAAGGCGCTGGGCATCGAGGATGCAGCCTGGAAGACGCTGCCGGCGCCCTACGCCCACTGGCTGTCGCGCTACCGCGCGGCGTGA
- a CDS encoding Lrp/AsnC ligand binding domain-containing protein codes for MLDRTDRRILSLLQSDGRIAGVELAEKVGLSPTAVGERLKRLSREGYITGYRATLDPLKLGLNLLVFVEVYLDKTTPDAFERFAAAVKRAPEVLECHMVAGGFDYLVKTRVADMNAYRRFLGEVLLALPAVRETRTYAVMEEVKTDGALPL; via the coding sequence GTGCTGGATCGCACCGACCGTCGTATCCTCTCCCTCCTGCAATCCGATGGCCGCATTGCCGGCGTCGAGCTGGCCGAAAAGGTCGGCCTCTCGCCGACGGCGGTGGGCGAACGGCTCAAGCGCCTGTCGCGCGAGGGCTACATCACCGGTTATCGCGCGACGCTCGATCCGCTGAAGCTCGGGCTCAACCTGCTGGTCTTCGTCGAGGTCTATCTCGACAAGACGACGCCCGATGCGTTTGAGCGCTTCGCAGCCGCCGTGAAGCGTGCACCCGAGGTGCTGGAGTGCCACATGGTCGCGGGCGGCTTCGACTATCTGGTCAAGACGCGCGTCGCCGACATGAATGCCTATCGCCGCTTTCTCGGCGAGGTTCTGCTGGCGCTGCCGGCGGTACGCGAGACGCGCACCTATGCGGTGATGGAAGAGGTCAAGACCGATGGGGCGCTGCCCTTGTGA
- a CDS encoding ABC transporter permease yields MTRSTWLRLAPYLFTLAFFAIWEIACRVFAISAFILPPPSSVWAALVQYQKPLYTNAFHTLWMTSLGFALSIVFGLALGLLVGSSKLIYAGLNPLLVGFNSIPKVAVVPILVIWFGVGWLPPVLTAFVISFFPIVVNVATGLATIEPETEDVLKALGASRLDIMTKVGIPRSLPYLFGALKVSITLAYVGSVIGEQNASNLGLGNLITRASADFNVPLIFAALIVLAVLGVFLVAIVDVVESRMTGWAKRSQMGNG; encoded by the coding sequence ATGACCCGCTCGACCTGGCTCAGGCTCGCGCCCTATCTGTTCACGCTGGCCTTCTTCGCGATCTGGGAGATTGCCTGCCGCGTCTTCGCCATCTCGGCTTTCATCCTGCCGCCACCCTCGTCGGTCTGGGCGGCGCTCGTCCAGTACCAGAAGCCGCTCTACACCAACGCCTTCCACACGCTCTGGATGACGTCGCTGGGCTTTGCCCTGTCGATCGTGTTCGGGCTGGCGCTGGGGCTTCTCGTCGGCTCGTCGAAGCTGATCTATGCCGGGCTGAACCCGCTTCTGGTCGGCTTCAACTCGATCCCGAAGGTCGCGGTCGTGCCGATCCTGGTGATCTGGTTCGGCGTCGGCTGGCTGCCGCCGGTGCTGACCGCCTTCGTGATCTCGTTCTTCCCGATCGTGGTCAATGTCGCGACGGGGCTCGCCACGATCGAGCCCGAGACCGAGGATGTGCTGAAGGCGCTCGGCGCGAGCCGGCTCGACATCATGACCAAGGTCGGCATCCCGCGCTCGCTGCCCTATCTGTTCGGGGCGCTGAAGGTCTCGATCACGCTCGCCTATGTCGGCTCGGTGATCGGCGAGCAGAACGCTTCGAATCTCGGCCTCGGCAATCTGATCACGCGCGCCTCGGCCGATTTCAATGTGCCGCTGATCTTCGCCGCGCTGATCGTGCTCGCGGTGCTCGGCGTGTTCCTGGTCGCTATCGTCGATGTGGTCGAGAGCCGCATGACCGGCTGGGCCAAGCGCTCGCAGATGGGCAATGGCTGA
- a CDS encoding ABC transporter ATP-binding protein, whose amino-acid sequence MSAFVELHDVTHVYGGGVGAPAVEGLSLRVREGEFAAIVGPSGCGKSTLMKLATGLQRPKSGAVIVAGKEVVEPIKITGMAFQNPVMLPWRTTLENLLLPLEIVQPHRSRLRANKAEYVARAEMLLETVGLKGMGSKFPWQLSGGMQQRASLCRSLIHEPKLLMLDEPFGALDAFTREELWCVIRDLHAQRGVTVILVTHDLREAVFLADRVFCMSARPGRIIAEREIGFARPRDLDITYTPDFAGIVQELRGHIREARAAA is encoded by the coding sequence CTGAGCGCTTTCGTCGAGCTCCACGATGTCACCCATGTCTATGGCGGCGGCGTGGGCGCACCCGCCGTCGAAGGGCTGTCGCTCAGGGTCAGGGAAGGCGAGTTCGCCGCGATCGTGGGACCATCGGGTTGCGGCAAGTCGACGCTGATGAAGCTCGCCACCGGCTTGCAGCGGCCGAAATCCGGCGCGGTGATCGTCGCCGGCAAGGAGGTTGTCGAGCCGATCAAGATCACCGGCATGGCCTTCCAGAACCCGGTGATGCTGCCCTGGCGCACGACGCTGGAGAACCTGCTGCTGCCGCTTGAGATCGTCCAGCCGCACCGCTCTCGTCTGCGCGCCAACAAGGCCGAATACGTCGCTCGCGCCGAGATGCTGCTGGAGACGGTCGGCCTCAAGGGCATGGGCTCCAAATTCCCCTGGCAGCTCTCGGGCGGCATGCAGCAGCGCGCCTCGCTCTGCCGCTCGCTGATCCATGAGCCGAAGCTCTTGATGCTGGACGAGCCGTTCGGGGCGCTCGACGCCTTCACCCGCGAGGAGCTCTGGTGCGTGATCCGCGATCTGCACGCGCAGCGCGGCGTCACGGTGATCCTGGTCACGCATGACCTGCGCGAGGCGGTGTTCCTGGCCGACAGGGTGTTCTGCATGTCGGCGCGGCCGGGCCGGATCATCGCCGAGCGCGAGATCGGCTTTGCCCGCCCGCGCGACCTCGACATCACCTACACGCCGGACTTCGCCGGGATCGTGCAGGAACTGCGCGGCCATATCCGCGAGGCGAGGGCAGCGGCGTGA
- a CDS encoding GNAT family N-acetyltransferase, which yields MNQIIALKGIVPGGLTAHAAPAPSRPQIAAITTEIRLLSACGEIRQAWTELAARAIEPNLFFEPDFALAAAQHLIAFRNVAVLLAWQGAAGTPQRRLLGLIPCFPRNRLFVPDELIGFSDPRIFNGAPLLDAAQAQAVLAAMLSLRRGWVLEGRGLVLRQIDMASPLIAPIRRAAEALRLNTTLSPANPPIRPRYGVPTPNDIEAMQHALARRGKLELVEARSRTELRDAIEILLAMEASGPKGRAGKAVLQDTREVGFLRAMTRALARCRQSRVALLTLDGRPIAGALVIGRAKDGWLYMAARDEGEAPFFPGQVLLALMRQAAPDRTILQPVPPASGPDAVGFGEIRLSPRATGKPRDLAGRARAALRRGLRLPPARAAG from the coding sequence ATGAATCAGATCATCGCTTTGAAGGGCATTGTTCCGGGCGGCCTCACAGCCCATGCCGCACCCGCGCCGAGCCGCCCGCAAATCGCAGCCATCACGACCGAGATCCGCCTGCTCTCCGCCTGCGGCGAGATCCGGCAGGCCTGGACGGAGCTCGCCGCGCGCGCGATCGAGCCCAATCTGTTCTTCGAACCGGATTTCGCGCTCGCGGCAGCGCAACACCTCATCGCCTTCCGCAACGTCGCGGTGCTGCTCGCCTGGCAGGGCGCAGCCGGCACCCCGCAGCGACGCCTTCTTGGCCTGATCCCCTGCTTTCCGCGCAACCGGTTATTCGTGCCCGACGAGCTGATCGGGTTCTCCGACCCGCGCATCTTCAACGGCGCGCCATTGCTCGACGCCGCGCAGGCGCAAGCCGTCCTCGCGGCCATGCTAAGCCTGCGCCGGGGCTGGGTGCTGGAGGGGCGCGGGCTCGTCCTGCGCCAGATCGACATGGCAAGCCCCCTGATCGCGCCGATCCGGCGCGCGGCCGAAGCGCTCAGGCTGAACACGACCCTGAGCCCTGCGAACCCGCCGATCCGGCCACGATACGGCGTGCCGACGCCCAACGACATCGAGGCGATGCAGCACGCCCTGGCGCGGCGCGGCAAACTCGAACTGGTCGAGGCCAGATCGCGCACGGAACTGCGTGACGCGATCGAGATCCTGCTGGCGATGGAGGCTTCCGGCCCGAAAGGCCGCGCCGGCAAGGCGGTCTTGCAAGACACTCGCGAGGTCGGCTTCCTGCGCGCCATGACGCGGGCGCTTGCCCGTTGCCGGCAATCCCGTGTCGCCCTGCTGACGCTGGACGGGCGGCCGATCGCCGGTGCGCTGGTCATCGGGCGGGCAAAAGACGGTTGGCTCTACATGGCCGCGCGAGACGAGGGCGAAGCGCCCTTCTTCCCCGGGCAAGTCCTGCTCGCATTGATGCGGCAGGCGGCGCCGGACCGGACGATCCTGCAGCCGGTGCCGCCAGCCAGCGGGCCGGACGCCGTCGGTTTTGGCGAAATACGGCTCTCGCCCCGGGCCACAGGCAAGCCGCGCGATCTCGCCGGCCGGGCGCGCGCGGCGCTGCGGCGCGGCCTCAGGCTTCCGCCCGCAAGAGCCGCCGGATGA
- a CDS encoding ABC transporter substrate-binding protein yields MFKVLHAAAGSLPLRRFARLAAAGALVTTAFLAGLHGANAQTAVRFTLDWRFEGPAALFLMAQEKGYFKAEGLDVTIDTGNGSREAIPRVASGTYDAGFGDVNSLIRFRDENPSVDLKAVMMVYDRPPFSIVGRKSRGVTADVKSLEGKKFGAPAADAAFAQWPIFKTVNKLDDSKMRLENVGFPVREPMLASGEVDAVFGFANSSYINLKSRGVPVDDIVVMLMADYGVELYGNAIMVSPKFMAEKPEAVRGLLRAITRSVKETLANPDLGAQLVIKRNDVAKVEVELERLKMTLEQNVVTPWVKANGFGGIDKARWERAVEQIGLTFTFKDKAKAGDAFVDSFLPASVERVF; encoded by the coding sequence ATGTTCAAGGTTCTGCACGCTGCCGCCGGATCGCTGCCGCTGCGGCGGTTCGCCCGCCTGGCGGCTGCCGGCGCGCTCGTCACGACAGCCTTCCTTGCCGGGTTGCATGGCGCGAATGCCCAGACGGCGGTGCGCTTCACGCTGGACTGGCGTTTTGAGGGGCCGGCGGCGCTGTTCCTGATGGCGCAGGAGAAGGGTTATTTCAAAGCCGAGGGGCTCGACGTCACGATCGACACCGGCAATGGCTCACGCGAGGCAATCCCGCGCGTGGCGTCCGGCACCTATGATGCTGGGTTTGGCGATGTGAACTCGCTGATCCGTTTCCGCGACGAGAATCCATCGGTCGATCTCAAAGCCGTCATGATGGTCTATGACAGGCCGCCCTTCTCGATCGTCGGCCGCAAGAGCCGCGGCGTCACGGCCGATGTGAAGAGCCTGGAGGGCAAGAAGTTCGGCGCTCCGGCGGCCGACGCCGCCTTCGCGCAATGGCCGATCTTCAAGACCGTCAACAAGCTCGACGACAGCAAGATGCGGCTGGAGAATGTCGGCTTCCCCGTGCGCGAGCCGATGCTGGCCTCGGGCGAGGTCGACGCCGTGTTCGGCTTCGCCAACTCCTCCTATATCAACCTGAAATCGCGCGGCGTGCCGGTCGACGACATCGTCGTCATGCTGATGGCCGATTACGGCGTCGAGCTCTATGGCAATGCCATCATGGTCTCGCCCAAGTTCATGGCCGAGAAGCCGGAAGCCGTGCGCGGTCTGCTGCGGGCCATCACTAGGAGCGTCAAGGAGACGCTCGCCAATCCCGATCTCGGGGCGCAACTGGTGATCAAGCGCAACGACGTCGCCAAGGTCGAGGTCGAGCTCGAGCGTCTCAAGATGACGCTGGAGCAGAATGTGGTGACGCCTTGGGTCAAGGCGAATGGGTTTGGCGGCATCGACAAGGCCCGCTGGGAGCGCGCCGTCGAGCAGATCGGCCTGACTTTCACCTTCAAGGACAAGGCGAAGGCGGGCGATGCCTTCGTGGACAGCTTCCTGCCAGCTTCGGTGGAGCGTGTGTTCTGA
- the putA gene encoding bifunctional proline dehydrogenase/L-glutamate gamma-semialdehyde dehydrogenase PutA, with protein MATAAPRFVEAPALSAFRVPYAEDDGATAATLLTGARREPAAKARIDARATELIEAIRTRKVGLGGIEELLREYSLSTKEGLALMVLAEALLRVPDAATADRLIEDKLGQGDFANHESKSDAFLVSASAWALGITARVIQPGETPTGIIGSLAKRLGVPTVRTATRQAMRVMGNHFVLGQTIEEALKRAGSKTGKLYRYSFDMLGEGARTQADADRYLASYSAAIDAIGRSAGNEPLPNRPGISVKLSALHPRYDATNHERVLAELTPKVIKLAQQAKSYDLNFTIDAEEADRLELSLDVIDAVVADASLAGWDGFGLAIQAYQKRASAVIDHIAALAEAHGRRMMVRLVKGAYWDTELKRAQERGLADYPVFTRKAMTDLNYEACAAQLLRLRPRIIPQFATHNALTVASVAEMAGDAENFEFQRLHGMGEALYEKLLADKAGYACRTYAPVGGHQDLLAYLVRRLLENGANSSFVSVSGDPDVPVAQLLVPPADLIGNAGAARHRRIPLPADLYGPSRKNSAGVELGHAESLDALLAEIAAATAKPFPDASPIIDGKAVGGTPRPVLSPIDGKAIGTVAEADAALAGRAMLAAKAGFDDWNRTPARTRAAALRKAADLMEAKRGLLLALLQAEAGKTLDDAISEVREAVDFCRYYAAEAEAKFAMPTALPGPTGEENRLILRGRGPFLCIAPWNFPLAIFAGQVAAALVAGNSVVAKPAPQTPLIATVTVRLLHEAGVPVSALHLTPGDGALGAALVAHPAVAGVAFTGSTATARAINRALAAKDGPIVPLIAETGGLNAMIVDATALAEQVADDVVMSAFRSAGQRCSALRLLVVQEDVADKMVEMITGAGGELKLGDPRRIETHIGPVIDAAAKQRLDSHVEAMRKLGRIVWAGDAPALGGTFVAPHVVALNSIAELDREHFGPILHVVRWKSGQLDKVIEAIEATGYGLTLGVHSRIETTVEEVVSRLSTGNIYVNRNIIGAVVGAQPFGGHGLSGTGPKAGGPNYLMRFATEQTVTVNTAAAGGNASLIAMGE; from the coding sequence ATGGCCACCGCCGCCCCGCGTTTCGTCGAAGCGCCAGCCCTGTCCGCTTTCCGCGTTCCCTATGCGGAAGACGATGGCGCGACCGCCGCGACGCTGCTGACTGGGGCCCGGCGCGAGCCTGCCGCCAAGGCACGCATCGACGCTCGCGCCACCGAACTGATCGAGGCGATCCGCACCCGCAAGGTCGGATTGGGCGGCATCGAGGAGTTGCTGCGCGAATATTCGCTTTCGACCAAGGAGGGGCTGGCCCTGATGGTGCTGGCAGAGGCGCTGCTGCGTGTGCCCGACGCGGCGACCGCCGACCGGCTGATCGAGGACAAGCTCGGCCAGGGCGACTTCGCCAATCACGAGTCGAAATCGGACGCCTTCCTGGTCTCGGCTTCGGCCTGGGCGCTCGGTATCACCGCGCGCGTCATCCAGCCCGGCGAAACGCCGACGGGTATTATCGGCAGCCTCGCCAAGCGCCTCGGCGTGCCGACGGTGCGCACCGCGACGCGTCAGGCCATGCGTGTGATGGGCAACCATTTCGTGCTCGGCCAGACCATCGAGGAGGCGCTGAAGCGCGCCGGTTCCAAGACCGGCAAGCTCTATCGCTATTCCTTCGACATGCTGGGCGAAGGCGCACGCACGCAAGCCGACGCCGACCGTTACCTCGCCTCCTACAGCGCCGCGATCGACGCCATCGGCCGCTCCGCCGGCAATGAGCCGCTGCCGAACCGGCCGGGCATCTCGGTCAAGCTCTCGGCGCTGCATCCGCGCTATGACGCGACCAATCACGAGCGCGTGCTGGCCGAGCTGACGCCCAAGGTGATCAAGCTCGCGCAGCAGGCCAAATCCTACGATCTCAACTTCACCATCGATGCCGAGGAGGCCGACCGGCTCGAACTCTCGCTCGACGTCATCGACGCCGTGGTGGCCGATGCCTCGCTCGCCGGCTGGGACGGCTTCGGCCTCGCCATCCAGGCCTATCAGAAGCGTGCCTCGGCCGTGATCGACCATATCGCGGCGCTGGCCGAGGCCCATGGCCGTCGCATGATGGTGCGCCTCGTCAAGGGCGCCTATTGGGACACCGAGTTGAAGCGCGCCCAGGAGCGCGGTCTCGCCGACTATCCCGTCTTCACCCGCAAGGCGATGACCGACCTGAATTACGAAGCCTGCGCCGCGCAGTTGCTGCGCCTGCGGCCGCGCATCATCCCGCAATTCGCGACGCATAACGCGCTGACGGTCGCGAGCGTCGCCGAGATGGCAGGTGACGCCGAGAATTTTGAGTTCCAGCGCCTGCACGGCATGGGCGAGGCGCTTTATGAGAAGCTGCTGGCGGACAAGGCGGGCTATGCCTGCCGCACCTACGCCCCGGTCGGCGGCCATCAGGATCTGCTCGCTTATCTCGTGCGCCGCCTGCTCGAGAACGGCGCCAACTCCTCCTTCGTCAGCGTCTCCGGCGACCCTGACGTGCCTGTCGCGCAATTGCTGGTGCCGCCCGCCGACCTGATCGGCAATGCGGGCGCCGCCCGGCATCGCCGCATCCCATTGCCGGCCGACCTCTACGGCCCGTCGCGGAAGAACTCGGCCGGCGTGGAGCTCGGCCATGCCGAGAGCCTGGACGCCCTGCTCGCCGAGATCGCGGCAGCCACCGCCAAGCCCTTCCCGGACGCCAGCCCGATCATCGACGGCAAGGCTGTGGGCGGTACACCCCGCCCGGTTCTCTCCCCCATTGACGGCAAGGCAATCGGCACCGTCGCGGAAGCCGACGCCGCCTTGGCCGGCCGCGCCATGCTCGCCGCCAAGGCCGGCTTCGATGACTGGAACCGCACGCCCGCCCGCACACGCGCCGCAGCTTTGCGCAAGGCCGCCGACCTGATGGAGGCAAAGCGCGGCCTGCTGCTCGCCTTGCTCCAGGCCGAGGCCGGCAAGACGCTGGACGACGCCATCTCCGAGGTTCGCGAGGCGGTCGATTTCTGCCGCTATTATGCCGCCGAGGCCGAGGCCAAATTCGCCATGCCGACCGCCCTCCCCGGCCCGACCGGCGAGGAGAACCGCCTGATCCTGCGCGGGCGCGGCCCGTTCCTGTGCATCGCGCCGTGGAACTTCCCGCTCGCCATCTTCGCCGGGCAAGTCGCCGCCGCGCTCGTCGCCGGCAACAGCGTCGTCGCCAAGCCCGCCCCGCAGACACCCCTGATCGCCACTGTGACCGTGCGCCTGCTGCACGAGGCCGGCGTGCCTGTTTCGGCTTTGCACCTGACCCCTGGCGACGGCGCGCTCGGCGCGGCGCTGGTCGCGCATCCCGCGGTGGCCGGTGTCGCCTTCACCGGCTCGACCGCCACCGCCCGCGCCATCAACCGCGCGCTTGCCGCCAAGGACGGGCCGATCGTCCCGCTCATCGCCGAGACCGGTGGGCTCAACGCCATGATCGTCGATGCGACGGCACTGGCCGAGCAGGTTGCCGACGACGTCGTGATGTCGGCCTTCCGTTCTGCCGGCCAGCGCTGCTCGGCCCTGCGCCTGCTCGTGGTGCAGGAGGACGTCGCCGACAAGATGGTCGAGATGATCACCGGCGCCGGCGGCGAATTGAAGCTCGGCGATCCGCGCCGGATCGAGACCCATATCGGCCCGGTCATCGACGCCGCTGCCAAGCAGCGGCTCGATAGCCATGTCGAGGCGATGCGCAAGCTCGGCCGCATCGTCTGGGCCGGCGACGCGCCCGCGCTGGGCGGCACTTTCGTCGCCCCCCATGTCGTCGCGCTGAACAGCATCGCGGAGCTCGATCGCGAGCATTTCGGCCCAATCCTGCATGTCGTGCGCTGGAAATCGGGTCAGCTCGACAAGGTCATCGAAGCGATCGAGGCGACCGGCTACGGCCTGACGCTGGGCGTGCATTCACGCATCGAAACCACCGTCGAGGAGGTCGTCAGCCGCCTCTCGACCGGCAACATCTACGTCAACCGCAACATCATCGGCGCGGTCGTCGGCGCGCAACCCTTCGGCGGTCATGGCCTCTCGGGCACCGGCCCCAAGGCCGGCGGGCCGAACTACCTGATGCGCTTTGCCACCGAGCAGACCGTGACGGTGAACACGGCCGCCGCCGGCGGCAATGCCAGCCTGATCGCCATGGGGGAGTGA
- a CDS encoding acyl-CoA synthetase, whose amino-acid sequence MLPDLRDYDGLRAAFRWRIPARYNIAVDICDRWAEAEPQRTAIIEVSQDWRVSPVSFGHLREQSNRLANALRSRGVERGDRIAILLPQGRSVLIAHLAAYKLGAIAVPLAALFGVDALAYRLGDAAAKVLITDAAGLTKVGQIAEPLPELGLVISTDGARGAAQDWGNLLAQASPDFTAVDTGPDDPALMIYTSGTTGNPKGALHGHRVLPGHLPGVQMPHEFLPQPGDLAWTPADWAWAGGLLNMLLPSLHFGVAVVARPVTRFEPEEAYRLIADLGIRNAFVPPTALRMLRSVDRPRERFALKLRTIASAGEALGAETLAWGREALGLTVNEAYGQTECNLVLASCAAIGVSRPGSIGKAVPGHKVAIIRPDGSICAADEEGQIAVRRPDPVMFLGYWRRPEATAQKFIGDWMTTGDQGVQDAQGYVRFIGRDDDVITSSGYRIGPGEIEDCLLKHEAVSLAAVVGKPDALRTEIVKAFIVLKAGREPSEALAAELQAFVRKRLSAHEYPREIAFRDELPLTTTGKIIRRLLRAEA is encoded by the coding sequence ATCCTACCCGATCTGCGCGATTATGACGGCTTGCGTGCGGCCTTCCGCTGGCGCATCCCCGCCCGTTACAACATCGCCGTCGACATCTGCGACCGCTGGGCGGAGGCCGAGCCGCAGCGCACGGCGATCATCGAGGTCTCGCAGGATTGGCGCGTGAGCCCGGTCAGCTTCGGGCATCTGCGCGAGCAGTCGAACCGGCTCGCCAATGCGCTAAGGTCGCGCGGTGTCGAGCGGGGCGACCGGATCGCGATCCTGCTGCCGCAGGGGCGCAGCGTGCTGATCGCGCATCTCGCCGCCTACAAACTCGGCGCCATCGCGGTGCCGCTGGCAGCCTTGTTCGGGGTCGATGCGCTGGCCTACCGGCTGGGCGATGCTGCCGCCAAGGTCCTGATCACGGATGCGGCCGGGCTCACCAAGGTCGGGCAGATCGCCGAGCCGCTGCCCGAACTCGGCCTGGTGATCTCGACCGACGGCGCGCGGGGCGCGGCGCAGGATTGGGGAAACCTGCTGGCGCAGGCGAGCCCGGATTTCACAGCCGTCGATACCGGTCCAGACGACCCGGCCCTGATGATCTACACCTCCGGCACCACCGGCAATCCCAAGGGCGCGCTGCATGGCCATCGGGTTCTGCCGGGCCATCTGCCGGGTGTGCAGATGCCGCATGAGTTCCTGCCCCAACCGGGCGACCTTGCCTGGACCCCGGCCGATTGGGCCTGGGCCGGCGGCTTGCTCAACATGCTGCTGCCCAGCTTGCATTTCGGCGTCGCCGTCGTGGCGCGGCCGGTAACGCGCTTCGAGCCGGAGGAGGCTTATCGCCTGATCGCCGATCTCGGCATTCGCAACGCCTTCGTGCCGCCGACCGCGCTCAGGATGCTGCGCAGCGTCGACAGGCCGCGCGAGCGCTTCGCGCTCAAGCTGCGCACGATCGCTTCGGCCGGGGAGGCGCTGGGCGCCGAGACCCTGGCCTGGGGGCGCGAGGCGCTGGGGCTGACCGTCAACGAGGCCTATGGCCAGACCGAGTGCAATCTCGTGCTCGCCTCCTGCGCTGCGATCGGCGTCAGCCGGCCGGGCAGCATCGGCAAGGCGGTGCCGGGCCATAAGGTCGCCATCATCCGTCCCGACGGCTCCATCTGCGCGGCTGATGAGGAGGGCCAGATCGCCGTGCGTCGGCCTGATCCAGTGATGTTCCTGGGTTATTGGCGCAGGCCCGAGGCGACGGCGCAAAAATTCATCGGCGACTGGATGACGACCGGCGATCAGGGCGTTCAGGATGCGCAAGGCTATGTCCGCTTCATCGGCCGCGACGACGACGTCATCACCTCGTCGGGCTATCGCATCGGGCCGGGCGAGATCGAGGATTGCCTGCTGAAGCATGAGGCGGTGTCGCTTGCGGCCGTCGTCGGCAAGCCTGACGCGCTCAGGACCGAGATCGTCAAGGCCTTCATCGTGTTGAAAGCCGGCCGCGAGCCGTCCGAGGCGCTCGCCGCCGAGCTTCAGGCCTTCGTGCGCAAGCGGCTCTCCGCGCATGAATATCCGCGCGAGATCGCGTTTCGCGATGAGTTGCCGCTCACCACCACCGGCAAGATCATCCGGCGGCTCTTGCGGGCGGAAGCCTGA
- a CDS encoding ArsR/SmtB family transcription factor: MIMRHARLPASEEIAIEDVFHALSDPFRLEIVCRLAAEGEASCQALEGDRPKSSVSHHFRVLREAGLIRTRNEGATRMNALRREDIERRFPGLLSCVLSARAD, translated from the coding sequence ATGATCATGCGACATGCCCGCCTGCCTGCTTCGGAAGAGATCGCGATCGAGGACGTCTTTCACGCGTTGAGCGATCCGTTTCGGCTGGAGATCGTCTGCAGACTGGCAGCCGAAGGCGAAGCGAGCTGCCAGGCGCTCGAAGGCGATCGTCCGAAATCCAGCGTCTCCCATCATTTCCGCGTCCTGCGCGAAGCCGGGCTGATCCGGACGCGTAACGAGGGCGCGACACGGATGAACGCATTGCGTCGGGAGGACATCGAGCGCCGTTTCCCAGGGCTGCTTTCCTGTGTTCTCTCGGCCCGCGCCGACTGA